A window of Bradyrhizobium sp. AZCC 1610 contains these coding sequences:
- a CDS encoding TPM domain-containing protein, which produces MSIRRITRHLLQHHWRRRVAFPPDALARIERAIEAGETAHSGQLRFVVEGALDGAPLFRNQPARERALDIFSQLRIWDTAQNNGVLIYLLLADRDVEIVADRGINARVGTAGWERICREMETDFRAGDFERGVIKGIEAVSRELAAHFPRSGGGSNELPDTPVVM; this is translated from the coding sequence ATGAGCATCCGACGCATTACCAGACATCTTCTGCAGCACCACTGGCGGCGCCGTGTCGCATTCCCGCCGGACGCGTTGGCGCGGATCGAGCGCGCCATCGAAGCGGGCGAGACCGCGCATTCGGGACAGCTCCGCTTCGTGGTCGAAGGCGCGCTCGACGGCGCGCCGCTGTTTCGCAATCAGCCGGCGCGGGAGCGGGCGCTGGATATTTTTTCACAGTTGCGGATCTGGGACACCGCGCAAAATAACGGCGTGCTGATCTATCTCCTGCTTGCCGATCGCGATGTCGAGATCGTCGCCGACCGCGGCATCAACGCGAGGGTGGGCACAGCGGGCTGGGAAAGAATATGCCGGGAGATGGAAACGGATTTCAGGGCAGGGGATTTCGAACGCGGGGTAATCAAGGGGATAGAAGCCGTGTCGCGCGAATTGGCCGCTCATTTCCCGAGGAGCGGCGGCGGCTCGAACGAGCTGCCGGATACGCCGGTGGTGATGTAG
- a CDS encoding TPM domain-containing protein, translating into MNAARASLLALLLCWAASALALVAVPALSGRVVDQTGTLAASDIASLTRRLEDLEARKGSQIAVLIVPTTDGEAIEQFSLRVAEAWKIGRKKVDDGALLVIAKNDRRLRIEVGYGLEGALTDVTTKRIIDEDITPKFKAGDFAGGVSAGVNRIVRVAEGEKLPEPAPPHWETSQLLNYLNPGNPFVIAGLIILAAVLRSFLGRFIGALATGGIVGVVAWFVAGSLAAAMLVGSIAFVVTFLLQNLGSTGPSVRRRRYDRDNGGWVMGGSGGSWSGGSSSSGSDSGGFSGGGGNFGGGGASGSW; encoded by the coding sequence ATGAACGCTGCAAGAGCCTCCCTTCTTGCGCTGCTGCTGTGCTGGGCCGCTTCGGCACTGGCGCTTGTCGCGGTGCCGGCTTTGAGCGGGCGGGTAGTCGATCAGACCGGCACCCTCGCGGCCAGCGACATCGCCTCGCTGACGCGGCGGCTGGAGGATCTGGAGGCGCGAAAGGGCAGCCAGATCGCGGTGCTGATCGTGCCGACGACGGACGGCGAGGCGATCGAGCAATTTTCGCTGCGGGTCGCGGAAGCCTGGAAGATCGGCCGCAAGAAGGTCGACGACGGCGCGCTGCTCGTCATCGCCAAGAACGATCGCCGCTTGCGGATCGAGGTCGGTTACGGCCTCGAAGGTGCGCTCACCGACGTCACCACCAAGCGCATCATCGACGAAGACATCACGCCCAAATTCAAGGCCGGCGATTTCGCCGGTGGCGTCTCCGCGGGCGTTAACCGAATAGTCCGGGTCGCCGAGGGCGAGAAGCTGCCAGAGCCGGCGCCGCCGCATTGGGAGACGTCTCAACTCCTCAATTACCTCAACCCCGGAAATCCGTTTGTCATCGCTGGGCTGATCATCCTCGCAGCCGTGCTGCGCAGTTTTCTTGGCCGATTCATCGGCGCACTGGCGACCGGCGGCATCGTTGGTGTTGTCGCCTGGTTCGTTGCGGGATCGCTCGCGGCCGCAATGCTGGTGGGCTCTATCGCTTTCGTCGTCACCTTCCTCCTCCAGAATCTGGGCTCGACCGGCCCGAGCGTGCGGCGCCGCCGATACGACCGGGACAATGGCGGATGGGTCATGGGCGGCAGCGGCGGGTCCTGGTCGGGCGGCAGCAGCTCCAGTGGTAGCGATAGTGGCGGGTTCAGCGGTGGCGGCGGCAACTTTGGCGGCGGCGGCGCCTCGGGGAGCTGGTAG
- a CDS encoding LemA family protein, with product MRRLWTVLAALATLSLTNCGYNAIQTTDEQVKAGWSEVVNQYQRRADLVPNLVNSVKGFAQQEKDVLLGVTNARAKVGSVQATPEVLNDPAAFQKFQAAQGELTSALSRLLVVTENYPQLKSDALFRDLMSQLEGTENRITVARNRYIKAVQDYNVGIRTFPNNLTAMAFGYKEKPNFTVENEKAISTAPKVDFNPTPAPAK from the coding sequence ATGCGCAGATTATGGACCGTGCTGGCGGCGCTGGCGACACTAAGCCTGACCAATTGCGGCTACAACGCGATCCAGACCACCGACGAGCAGGTCAAGGCGGGCTGGTCGGAGGTCGTCAACCAATACCAGCGCCGCGCCGATCTGGTGCCCAATCTCGTCAATTCGGTGAAGGGCTTTGCGCAGCAGGAAAAGGACGTGCTGCTCGGAGTCACCAACGCCCGCGCCAAGGTCGGCAGCGTCCAGGCGACGCCGGAGGTGCTGAACGATCCTGCCGCGTTCCAGAAATTTCAGGCCGCGCAGGGCGAACTCACGAGCGCGCTGTCGCGCCTGTTGGTCGTGACCGAAAATTATCCGCAGCTCAAATCGGACGCGCTGTTTCGCGATCTGATGTCGCAGCTCGAAGGCACCGAAAACCGCATCACTGTGGCGCGCAACCGCTATATCAAGGCGGTGCAGGATTATAACGTCGGCATCCGCACTTTCCCGAACAATCTGACGGCGATGGCGTTCGGTTACAAGGAGAAGCCGAATTTCACGGTTGAGAACGAGAAGGCTATCTCGACGGCGCCGAAGGTGGATTTCAATCCGACGCCGGCGCCCGCGAAGTAA
- a CDS encoding enoyl-CoA hydratase: MTAFETIVVERPEPRIARIVMNRPEARNAQNLQMTYDLNAAFDQAVQDDAVKVIILAGNGPHFSSGHDLRPGAKNAAGVDFPPVGNWGGFAEPNAHGRFAREQEIYLQITRRWRNLAKPTIAEVHGKCIAGGLMLAWACDLIVASHDAEFCDPVVTMGVCGVEWFVHPWELGPRKAKELLFTSDVWSAEEAHRLGMVNHVVPRDELSSFGMKLAERIATKPSFALKLTKEAVNRSVDVMGQPAAIEQAFALHQLCHAHNLQEFGMIVDPAGLHPSVRKPAQAK, from the coding sequence ATGACCGCGTTCGAGACCATCGTCGTGGAGCGACCCGAGCCGCGCATCGCGCGGATCGTGATGAACCGGCCCGAGGCGCGCAACGCGCAGAACCTGCAGATGACCTACGATCTCAATGCCGCCTTCGACCAGGCGGTGCAGGATGATGCGGTCAAGGTCATCATCCTGGCCGGCAACGGCCCGCATTTTTCGTCAGGGCATGATTTGCGCCCCGGGGCCAAGAATGCCGCCGGCGTTGATTTTCCGCCGGTCGGAAATTGGGGCGGCTTCGCCGAGCCCAACGCCCACGGCCGCTTTGCGCGCGAGCAGGAAATCTATCTGCAGATCACGAGGCGCTGGCGCAATCTTGCAAAACCGACGATCGCGGAAGTGCACGGCAAGTGCATCGCCGGTGGCCTGATGCTGGCTTGGGCCTGCGACCTCATCGTCGCAAGCCATGATGCCGAGTTCTGCGATCCTGTCGTCACCATGGGTGTCTGCGGCGTCGAATGGTTCGTGCATCCCTGGGAGCTCGGTCCGCGCAAGGCCAAGGAATTGCTGTTCACATCAGACGTCTGGAGTGCGGAGGAAGCGCACCGGCTCGGCATGGTCAACCACGTGGTGCCGCGCGACGAACTTTCCTCTTTCGGAATGAAGCTCGCTGAAAGGATCGCAACCAAGCCGTCGTTCGCGCTGAAACTGACAAAGGAAGCCGTCAATCGCTCGGTCGACGTGATGGGACAGCCCGCGGCGATCGAACAGGCGTTCGCGCTGCACCAGCTCTGCCACGCGCATAACCTTCAGGAGTTCGGAATGATCGTGGATCCTGCAGGCCTGCACCCCTCCGTCAGAAAACCGGCACAAGCAAAATAG
- a CDS encoding acyl-CoA dehydrogenase family protein has product MDLTPSDEQRLLRESADRFVSETYTADHRRKVASDPLGFSADIWKQFADLGWLALPIAEAHGGLGGGAIEIGILMEAFGRGLVSEPYLSTVVIGASLISECGTEAQKQARLSKIADGSLYLAFAHSERQARFDLADVRTTAKKTPDGWRLDGHKTAVLDGNAASQIIVSTRVDDGSGKPGKLCLFLVPQGTRGLALRDFPRLGGGRACNLELRDVQLPADALLGHGSDALPAIEAVIDRAMAALGAEAVGIMQTLLDQTLEYTKIRKQFGRPLSANQVIRHRLADMAMQCDEARSMALRAALMADAEPVARSRAASGAKAKIGKCARFVAEQSVQLHGAMGVTEELDIGAYFKRLLAFETLFGGSAHHYRRHAALGGRAVQA; this is encoded by the coding sequence ATGGACCTTACCCCAAGTGACGAGCAGCGGTTGCTGCGCGAAAGTGCCGATCGCTTCGTCAGCGAGACCTATACCGCCGATCACCGCCGCAAGGTCGCCAGCGATCCGCTCGGCTTCAGCGCCGATATCTGGAAGCAGTTCGCCGATCTCGGCTGGCTGGCGCTGCCGATCGCCGAAGCCCATGGCGGCCTTGGCGGCGGCGCCATCGAGATCGGCATCCTGATGGAAGCGTTCGGGCGCGGTCTCGTCTCCGAGCCGTATCTTTCCACCGTCGTGATCGGCGCATCCCTGATATCTGAATGCGGCACGGAGGCACAGAAGCAGGCGCGGCTTTCGAAAATCGCCGACGGTTCGCTGTATCTGGCATTCGCGCATTCGGAACGCCAGGCGCGCTTCGATCTCGCCGACGTTCGGACCACAGCGAAGAAGACACCGGACGGCTGGCGCCTCGACGGCCACAAGACCGCCGTGCTGGACGGCAACGCCGCCAGCCAAATCATCGTCTCGACCCGCGTCGATGACGGCTCCGGCAAACCAGGCAAGCTCTGCCTGTTCCTGGTGCCGCAAGGCACGCGCGGCCTTGCCTTACGCGACTTTCCGCGGCTTGGCGGCGGGCGGGCCTGCAATCTCGAACTCCGGGATGTACAGCTTCCTGCCGACGCCCTGCTCGGCCACGGCAGCGACGCGTTGCCCGCGATTGAAGCCGTGATCGACCGCGCCATGGCAGCGCTTGGGGCTGAGGCCGTCGGCATCATGCAGACCCTGCTCGACCAGACGCTGGAATACACCAAGATTCGAAAGCAGTTCGGCCGACCGCTGTCCGCCAATCAGGTGATCCGTCATCGCCTCGCCGACATGGCGATGCAATGCGACGAGGCGCGCTCAATGGCGCTGCGCGCCGCGCTGATGGCCGACGCCGAACCGGTGGCGCGCAGCCGCGCCGCCTCGGGTGCGAAAGCCAAGATCGGCAAATGCGCGCGCTTCGTCGCCGAACAATCGGTCCAGCTTCATGGTGCGATGGGCGTCACCGAAGAGCTCGACATCGGCGCCTACTTCAAGCGGCTGCTTGCCTTCGAGACGTTGTTCGGCGGCAGCGCCCATCACTATCGCCGTCACGCGGCCCTCGGCGGCCGTGCCGTTCAGGCCTGA
- a CDS encoding acyl-CoA dehydrogenase family protein → MDLAFNAEERAFEKEVRDFIAANLTPEMKRATALTPSVFSDPDIGMAWQRALHKKGWSAPGWPVEHGGPDWTPAQRWIFEAECARAGVPNVNVMGVKMVGPVIIGFGSPEQKNFYLPRILSGEDYWCQGYSEPGSGSDLSSLKTRAVRDGDDYVINGTKIWTTHAHHANRMFALVRTNETERQQDGISFILIDMKSPGITTRPILTIGGDHEVNQVFFDDVRVPVANRVGEEGKGWTYGKYLLEFERGAGIASAKLRDALKTVSDLAESDATGRAIDDPDIAMRMSEIEVDIDTLEMTELRVLSALQTGQNPGAVSSLLKLRVSEIRQAVTRLGVDVIGNDGLYVEPMRPLYRLNEPPGIPEGMLPVVPEYLNGRAYTIFGGSSEIQRDIVAKMVLGL, encoded by the coding sequence ATGGACCTCGCCTTCAATGCCGAAGAGCGCGCTTTCGAAAAAGAGGTACGCGACTTCATCGCGGCAAATCTCACACCCGAGATGAAACGCGCCACCGCGCTGACGCCGTCGGTATTCTCCGATCCTGACATCGGCATGGCCTGGCAGCGCGCGCTGCACAAGAAAGGCTGGAGCGCGCCGGGCTGGCCGGTGGAGCATGGCGGACCGGACTGGACGCCGGCGCAGCGCTGGATCTTCGAGGCCGAATGCGCCCGCGCTGGCGTGCCCAATGTGAACGTGATGGGCGTCAAGATGGTCGGCCCCGTCATCATCGGCTTCGGCTCGCCCGAGCAGAAGAACTTTTACCTGCCGCGGATTCTCTCCGGCGAGGATTATTGGTGCCAGGGCTATTCCGAACCGGGCTCCGGCTCCGACCTCTCCTCGCTGAAGACCCGCGCCGTGCGCGACGGTGACGACTACGTCATCAACGGCACCAAGATCTGGACTACACACGCCCATCACGCCAACCGGATGTTCGCGCTGGTGCGCACCAACGAGACCGAGCGGCAGCAGGACGGCATCTCCTTCATCCTGATCGACATGAAGAGCCCAGGCATCACGACGCGGCCGATCCTCACCATCGGCGGCGACCACGAGGTCAACCAGGTATTCTTCGACGACGTCCGCGTGCCTGTCGCCAATCGCGTCGGCGAGGAAGGCAAGGGTTGGACCTACGGCAAATATCTGCTCGAATTCGAGCGCGGCGCCGGCATCGCCTCGGCCAAATTGCGCGACGCGCTGAAGACGGTTTCGGACCTTGCCGAATCCGACGCCACCGGCCGCGCCATCGACGATCCCGATATCGCAATGCGGATGTCGGAGATCGAGGTCGATATCGATACGCTGGAGATGACTGAACTGCGCGTGCTGTCGGCACTGCAGACCGGTCAAAATCCCGGCGCGGTGTCGTCGCTGCTAAAACTGCGCGTCAGCGAAATCCGCCAGGCGGTGACGCGGCTCGGCGTCGACGTGATCGGCAATGACGGCCTCTATGTCGAGCCAATGCGACCGCTCTACCGGCTCAACGAGCCGCCGGGAATTCCGGAGGGGATGCTGCCGGTCGTGCCGGAATATCTCAACGGCCGGGCGTACACGATTTTCGGTGGTTCGTCGGAGATCCAGCGGGATATCGTGGCAAAGATGGTGTTGGGGCTGTAG